The genomic DNA CTTGCGATGAAGCTCGCGGTCGACCACCTCGTGGGCCTCGGCCACAAGCGCATTGCGCACCTGGCCGGACCGCAGAACATTCCCACTGGCGTGGGCCGCCGCCTGGGCGTGGAGCAGGCGCTGCGCGACCACCGCATGAAGCCGCTGCGCGTGATCGAGTGCGCGAGCTACAGCCGCGAGGCCGGCGCGGCCGCCATGCGGCAGATGCTCGAAGCCGGCCCGACCCCGCAGGCCGTGGTGTGCTGCAACGACCTCGTGGCGCTCGGTGCCTACGATGCGCTGCGCCAGGCCGGCCTGCGCGTGCCGAAGGACATCTCGGTCACCGGTCACAACGACATGCCACTGGTCGACATGGTCGACCCGCCGCTCACCACCATTCGCCTGCCGCACCGCGAACTCGGCTGGCGTGCGGCCGAGATGCTGTTCGAGGAGATCGACGGTCGTGCCATGTCGGCATCGACCGTGGTGCTGCGGCCCGAGCTCGTGGTGCGCAAGTCGACCGGCGTGCCGGCTGCGCGCTGATCAGCGGGGCAGGGTTTTCTTGCGCGCTGCCGGCCGCCGCGGCGGCTTGGCTTCGAGCACCAGCTCGGCCGGCAGCGTGTCGTTCCACGATTCGGTGAAGTAGGCGCGGTCGCTCGGCACCAGCTGCGGCAAGGCTTCGCGCAATGCAGCCAGCGACTGTTCGGCCGCCCTCAGGTCGCCCGCGTGCGCCGCGTACCAGGCGTGCTCGAACAGCAGGCTGCAATGCTGCAGGCCCGGGTAGCGGCGCCGCCCGGCCTGGTGGTCGGCCAGCCGCGCCTGCGCCACCTCGATCCAGCGCGCGGGCCAATGGGCGGCATCGAAGGCATCCGCGAGCGGCCCGGCGAGCCGGGAGATCGCGGCCCTATCGAGCGGCTT from Variovorax sp. V93 includes the following:
- a CDS encoding LacI family DNA-binding transcriptional regulator; the protein is MSISPPSSPVTIRDVARAAGVHVSTVSRALSPEKRSLISDEVLRVVEEAAQRLGYRPNRAASALRTGRTHTIGVLVPDITNAVFPPILQGIEASAAARGYFVFVTNVADPALARPVLERMLAQRVDGVILATATRDDPLVDFVSKAGMTAVLVNRADETGRLPAVVSDDRLAMKLAVDHLVGLGHKRIAHLAGPQNIPTGVGRRLGVEQALRDHRMKPLRVIECASYSREAGAAAMRQMLEAGPTPQAVVCCNDLVALGAYDALRQAGLRVPKDISVTGHNDMPLVDMVDPPLTTIRLPHRELGWRAAEMLFEEIDGRAMSASTVVLRPELVVRKSTGVPAAR